One genomic segment of Oncorhynchus nerka isolate Pitt River linkage group LG16, Oner_Uvic_2.0, whole genome shotgun sequence includes these proteins:
- the LOC115120579 gene encoding beta-microseminoprotein-like, which yields MGSLVRVVVCVLMLVVVCRAQCFFQELETKDPKTPAKGCVDKEGKQHVFGSSWVKDCYDCSCSVRGIGCCNRIPEVVDLSAECELVVDRKACSHRVVMKSDKTKDCNRSFSMVL from the exons ATG GGTTCTCTCGTccgtgtggtagtgtgtgtgctGATGTTGGTGGTTGTGTGTCGAGCTCAGTGCTTCTTCCAGGAGCTGGAGACCAAAGACCCCAAGACTCCAGCAAAGG ggtgtgtggaTAAGGAGGGAAAGCAGCATGTGTTTGGTTCTTCATGGGTGAAGGACTGCTATGACTGTTCCTGCTCCGTGCGAGGCATCGGATGCTGCAACAG GATCCCAGAGGTGGTGGATCTCTCAGCAGAGTGTGAGCTGGTGGTGGACAGAAAAGCCTGCTCACACAGAGTGGTGATGAAGTCAGACAAGACCAAGGACTGTAACAGATCCTTCAGTATGGTCTTATAA